A genomic segment from Phycisphaerales bacterium AB-hyl4 encodes:
- a CDS encoding NADPH-dependent FMN reductase — MLTIAIIIGSTRPQRVGEDVAQWVYKLAQQRSDAAFELVDIRDYNLPLLDEPVPPSQGQYAQEHTKVWAAKIASFDAFVFVTPEYNHGISGALKNAIDFLYAEWNNKAAGFVGYGSAGGTRAVESLRRVMAELQIADVRSQVALSLFTDFENFSVFKPASYHEPALNDMLDQVIAWGGAMKTLRDKADPSRG, encoded by the coding sequence GTGCTCACGATCGCCATCATCATTGGAAGCACCCGCCCGCAGCGGGTGGGAGAAGACGTGGCCCAGTGGGTCTACAAGCTTGCGCAGCAGCGCAGCGACGCGGCGTTCGAGTTGGTGGACATCCGCGATTACAACCTGCCGCTGCTGGATGAGCCGGTGCCGCCTTCGCAAGGGCAGTACGCCCAGGAGCACACGAAGGTCTGGGCAGCGAAGATTGCCTCGTTCGATGCCTTTGTGTTCGTGACGCCGGAGTACAACCACGGCATTTCGGGGGCGCTCAAGAACGCGATCGATTTCCTGTATGCCGAGTGGAACAACAAAGCGGCCGGTTTCGTGGGCTACGGCAGTGCCGGCGGCACGCGGGCCGTCGAAAGCCTGCGGCGGGTGATGGCCGAACTGCAGATCGCCGATGTGCGCTCGCAGGTGGCGCTGTCGCTGTTTACCGATTTTGAGAACTTCAGCGTGTTCAAGCCGGCTTCTTACCACGAGCCGGCACTCAACGACATGCTCGATCAGGTCATCGCCTGGGGCGGGGCGATGAAAACGCTGAGGGACAAAGCCGATCCAAGCCGTGGATGA
- a CDS encoding heavy metal translocating P-type ATPase, giving the protein MPDHPRHETKHEHQPDEPVERAATDHAQHGASAGEHAGTHAHGHHGGHDKHAGHSVAMFRNKFWVCLVLTIPALIWEPMLQQWFGYTAPEFPGSRWIPAFFGTLVFLYGGWVFLQGAYRELVDWLPGMMTLIALAICVAFLYSAAVTLGYEGHALWWELATLVTIMLLGHWIEMRSIFQAQGALKELAKLLPDMAVRIAGDDQTEEVSVDQLNDGDLILIRPGASIPADGEVKQGKSSVNEAMITGESNPVIKREGDKVIAGTVNGEGSLRVEVTGTGDKTALAGIMRLVEQAQSSRSRAQALADRAAFYLTFVAIAAGVATFIAWLAFGATLHFTITRVVTVLVIACPHALGLAVPLVIAISTTIGARNGLLVRDRRGLEEARTLDAVVFDKTGTLTLGEHRVIDTVAAEGVEADEALQLAAAVQRDSEHAIARALLASAEERGLTVPRTQNFQAIPGHGVQATVDHREMRVGGPALLRKFEIEPDAALREAAERFGESGQTATYLVEGRRALAVFALADAIREESYEAVKRLHDEGIEVVMLTGDSEAVAHAVAKKLGIDTVFAQVLPEQKAEKIKELQSQGKRVAMVGDGVNDAPALVTADVGIAIGAGTDVAVEAGDVVLVRSDPRDVPRIVALSRASYRKMVQNLWWAAGYNIVAIPLAAGVLAWAGILLAPAVGAILMSASTVIVAINAQLLRRADL; this is encoded by the coding sequence ATGCCGGACCATCCCAGACACGAGACCAAGCACGAGCATCAGCCGGATGAACCCGTGGAGCGGGCAGCGACCGATCATGCGCAACACGGAGCCAGCGCCGGTGAACACGCAGGGACTCACGCTCACGGCCACCATGGCGGGCACGACAAGCACGCCGGCCACAGTGTCGCCATGTTCCGCAACAAATTCTGGGTCTGCCTGGTGCTGACCATACCGGCTCTGATCTGGGAGCCGATGCTCCAGCAGTGGTTCGGCTATACGGCTCCCGAGTTCCCGGGATCGCGCTGGATTCCGGCTTTCTTCGGCACGCTCGTCTTTCTCTACGGCGGGTGGGTGTTCCTCCAAGGCGCGTACCGCGAACTGGTCGACTGGCTGCCGGGGATGATGACGCTGATTGCGCTGGCGATCTGCGTCGCCTTTCTCTACAGCGCGGCGGTGACGCTGGGCTACGAAGGGCACGCCCTGTGGTGGGAGTTGGCGACACTGGTGACGATCATGCTGCTGGGCCACTGGATCGAGATGCGATCGATCTTTCAAGCGCAGGGGGCACTGAAAGAACTAGCGAAGCTGTTGCCGGACATGGCCGTTCGCATTGCGGGCGACGATCAGACCGAGGAAGTCTCTGTCGATCAACTCAACGATGGCGACCTGATTCTTATCCGCCCCGGCGCGAGCATTCCCGCCGACGGCGAAGTGAAGCAGGGCAAAAGCAGCGTTAACGAAGCAATGATCACCGGCGAGTCCAACCCGGTTATCAAACGTGAGGGTGACAAGGTCATCGCCGGCACGGTCAACGGCGAAGGCTCGCTGCGTGTGGAAGTCACCGGCACGGGCGACAAGACGGCGCTGGCAGGCATCATGCGTCTCGTCGAGCAGGCGCAAAGCTCACGATCTCGCGCGCAGGCTCTGGCCGACCGGGCGGCGTTCTACCTGACGTTCGTCGCCATCGCCGCCGGCGTGGCGACGTTCATTGCATGGTTGGCGTTCGGGGCGACGCTCCATTTTACCATCACCCGCGTCGTCACAGTGCTGGTGATTGCCTGTCCGCACGCCCTGGGTCTGGCTGTGCCACTGGTCATTGCCATCTCGACCACGATCGGAGCCCGCAACGGGCTGCTGGTGCGCGACCGTCGTGGCCTGGAAGAAGCACGGACGCTCGATGCGGTGGTCTTCGACAAGACCGGCACGCTCACGCTCGGCGAGCACCGGGTGATCGACACCGTCGCCGCGGAGGGTGTGGAGGCCGACGAGGCGCTGCAACTGGCCGCGGCGGTCCAGCGGGACTCGGAGCATGCCATCGCCCGCGCCCTGCTGGCCAGCGCCGAGGAACGCGGTCTGACGGTGCCCAGAACGCAGAACTTCCAGGCCATCCCGGGCCATGGGGTGCAGGCGACGGTTGATCATCGTGAGATGAGAGTCGGCGGTCCGGCGTTGCTGCGTAAGTTCGAGATTGAGCCGGACGCGGCGCTGCGTGAGGCGGCGGAGCGATTCGGCGAAAGCGGACAGACCGCGACCTACCTCGTCGAAGGCAGGCGGGCCTTGGCGGTGTTCGCCCTGGCCGATGCGATCCGCGAGGAATCGTATGAAGCGGTGAAGCGGCTGCACGACGAGGGGATCGAGGTAGTGATGCTCACCGGCGACTCGGAGGCGGTGGCCCATGCGGTGGCGAAAAAGCTTGGCATCGACACCGTCTTCGCGCAGGTGCTGCCGGAGCAGAAGGCGGAGAAGATCAAGGAACTACAAAGCCAAGGCAAGCGGGTGGCGATGGTGGGTGATGGCGTGAACGACGCGCCGGCGCTGGTGACCGCCGACGTCGGCATCGCCATTGGCGCGGGCACGGATGTGGCGGTGGAAGCGGGCGACGTGGTGCTGGTGCGGAGTGATCCGCGGGACGTGCCGCGCATCGTGGCGCTGAGCCGGGCGAGTTACCGCAAGATGGTGCAGAACCTCTGGTGGGCGGCGGGGTACAACATCGTGGCCATTCCGCTGGCGGCCGGCGTGCTGGCATGGGCGGGCATTCTGCTCGCCCCGGCGGTAGGCGCGATCCTCATGTCAGCCAGCACGGTGATCGTGGCGATCAACGCCCAGTTGCTCCGCCGGGCGGACCTATAG
- a CDS encoding SulP family inorganic anion transporter has protein sequence MTSKRDEPEARRGDDLSLEVRLPGTHELREAVANYARRRIPKGKTIRQDGLAGLNTAIYNVSDGMANAVLIGVNPIHGLYATIVGPLLGGIFSSTQVMVITTTAAASLTAAQSLSNLPPESLPAALFVMVVLVGMFQILFGLLKLGRLIRFVSYSVTTGLLTGIAVLLILSKLPLATGIEVEATNRLVQTFELVVNVGQLNVGAFAVAATTLTLAVLLPRTKLGNVGRLVAIVVPSVLAVLLGMRVEAVGDMPRGIPMPSIPSFTMAFDVFFGALAVALVILVQGAGVSQSVTNPDDSRSRISRDFMAQGAANVASGFFRGLPVGGSVSATALSVTSGAVTRWSAIFAGLWMAVIVLLFSGLVAYVAMPALGALLILVGIQAIKPADIRSVWRAGWRARAAGLTTFLAMLILPIQYAVGLGVVLSMLLHVIEESSDISLVELTRRPDGRIEERTAPKQVPGGQATVLDVYGHLFFAGARTLERLLPPPADDAEYPVVILRMRGRTHLGATVISILSSYAGKLQKAKGRLYLTGLSETAHRQATSEGKLDLSGPVRAYEVTPIVGESTQEAYTDAQAWLVEQKQAEPT, from the coding sequence GGCAAGACGATTCGTCAGGACGGGCTCGCCGGGCTGAACACGGCCATCTACAACGTCTCCGACGGCATGGCCAATGCCGTGCTGATCGGCGTCAACCCGATCCACGGCCTCTACGCCACCATCGTGGGGCCGCTGCTGGGCGGCATCTTCTCCAGCACGCAAGTGATGGTGATTACCACCACGGCTGCCGCTTCGCTCACGGCCGCGCAGTCCTTGTCGAACCTGCCGCCCGAGTCCCTTCCCGCGGCGTTGTTTGTCATGGTGGTACTGGTTGGCATGTTTCAGATCCTGTTCGGTTTGCTCAAACTCGGCCGGCTGATCCGTTTCGTCTCCTACTCGGTCACCACGGGATTGCTGACCGGTATCGCGGTGTTGCTGATCCTCAGCAAGCTGCCGCTCGCGACGGGAATCGAGGTGGAGGCCACCAACCGGCTCGTTCAGACGTTCGAACTGGTAGTGAATGTCGGCCAGTTGAACGTTGGGGCCTTTGCGGTGGCGGCCACAACGCTGACCCTGGCTGTGCTGTTGCCTCGTACGAAGCTGGGAAACGTCGGGCGCCTGGTGGCGATCGTGGTTCCCTCGGTGCTCGCGGTGCTGCTGGGCATGCGCGTCGAGGCCGTCGGCGACATGCCCCGCGGTATTCCCATGCCTTCCATTCCGTCGTTCACGATGGCGTTCGACGTGTTCTTCGGGGCGCTGGCGGTCGCCCTAGTCATCCTCGTGCAGGGCGCGGGCGTCAGCCAGAGCGTCACCAACCCTGACGACTCGCGCAGCCGAATCTCACGGGACTTCATGGCTCAAGGCGCCGCCAACGTCGCGTCGGGGTTCTTCCGCGGGCTGCCCGTGGGCGGGTCGGTGAGCGCAACAGCACTAAGCGTCACGTCCGGGGCCGTCACTCGTTGGTCAGCTATTTTTGCGGGTTTGTGGATGGCGGTGATCGTGCTGCTGTTCAGCGGCCTGGTGGCTTACGTGGCGATGCCAGCGCTAGGGGCACTGCTCATTCTCGTTGGCATTCAGGCCATCAAGCCCGCGGACATCCGCTCGGTGTGGCGTGCCGGATGGCGCGCACGCGCTGCGGGACTGACCACCTTTCTGGCCATGCTCATCCTCCCAATCCAGTACGCCGTGGGCCTCGGCGTCGTGCTTTCCATGCTGCTTCATGTCATCGAAGAATCCAGCGACATTTCACTGGTCGAACTGACCCGGCGGCCCGACGGTCGCATCGAAGAACGCACCGCACCCAAGCAGGTGCCCGGCGGGCAGGCGACCGTGCTCGATGTCTATGGCCATCTTTTTTTCGCCGGTGCCCGAACGCTGGAACGCCTGCTGCCCCCGCCGGCGGACGATGCGGAGTACCCGGTGGTGATCCTGCGCATGCGTGGCCGCACGCACCTTGGCGCCACCGTCATCAGCATCCTGTCCAGCTATGCCGGGAAGTTGCAAAAGGCCAAAGGCCGGCTGTACCTGACCGGCCTCAGTGAAACCGCCCATCGCCAGGCGACAAGCGAGGGCAAGCTTGATCTGTCCGGGCCGGTCAGAGCTTACGAGGTCACGCCCATTGTGGGCGAATCGACGCAGGAGGCGTACACGGACGCACAGGCTTGGCTGGTCGAGCAGAAGCAAGCAGAGCCAACATGA